From the genome of Scytonema hofmannii PCC 7110, one region includes:
- the iscB gene encoding RNA-guided endonuclease IscB, which yields MKVYVVNKHGKPLMPTTPRKARLLLKEGKAKIYCRAPFTIQLIYGSSGYTQPGNLGIDAGYQNIGYSVVNEKEELIGGEVQMLKGVSERLTERKKYRQQRRNRKRYRAPRFDNRRRKDNWLAPSIQHKLDTHHKIIDKIQKIVPVKKITIEVASFDIQRIKDAEIQGVGYQQGEKYGFDNLREYILHRDGHKCQNPNCKNKDVNPILEVHHLGFWKEDRTDRPANLITLCNKCHASKNHKKSGFLCGWEPKLKSFKGETFMTTVRWRLTNDGRYSSTYGYITKGIRREFKIEKSHHNDAFVVAGGTIQKRVESLILEQIRRNKRSMEQFYDAKYIDSRDGSTKSGSELSSGRRTRNKQKNGENLRLYRKHKVSKGQRRIKKYRYRYQPKDLVQFEGQVYEVIGMQNLGTGVKLKNYPGVKNKVVNVNKVNPVKRRSGLCQIVP from the coding sequence ATGAAAGTCTACGTTGTCAACAAACACGGCAAACCGTTAATGCCTACGACTCCCCGTAAAGCTCGGTTGCTTTTGAAGGAAGGGAAAGCCAAAATTTATTGTCGCGCTCCATTTACCATTCAATTAATTTATGGTTCTAGTGGTTATACTCAACCAGGAAATTTAGGGATTGATGCAGGTTATCAAAATATTGGGTACAGTGTAGTCAACGAGAAAGAAGAATTAATTGGTGGTGAAGTTCAGATGTTAAAAGGTGTGTCTGAACGATTGACAGAACGAAAAAAATACCGTCAGCAAAGAAGAAATAGAAAAAGATATCGTGCGCCAAGATTTGATAATCGTAGGCGTAAAGACAATTGGCTAGCACCAAGTATTCAGCACAAACTAGATACTCATCACAAAATCATTGATAAAATTCAGAAAATAGTTCCAGTCAAAAAAATTACGATTGAAGTAGCTAGTTTTGACATTCAGAGAATAAAGGATGCTGAAATCCAAGGTGTGGGTTATCAACAGGGAGAAAAATATGGCTTTGATAATTTACGTGAATACATTTTGCACAGAGATGGGCATAAATGTCAAAACCCCAATTGTAAAAATAAAGATGTCAATCCAATATTAGAAGTACATCACTTAGGGTTTTGGAAAGAAGACAGAACAGATAGACCTGCCAACCTGATTACCTTATGTAATAAATGCCATGCATCCAAAAATCATAAAAAGAGTGGTTTCCTTTGTGGATGGGAGCCAAAGCTGAAGTCATTTAAAGGTGAAACCTTTATGACAACAGTTAGATGGCGTTTGACTAATGATGGACGATATAGTTCAACTTATGGCTACATCACCAAAGGCATTAGAAGAGAATTTAAAATAGAAAAATCTCATCACAACGATGCATTTGTTGTTGCAGGTGGTACTATTCAGAAAAGAGTAGAATCATTAATCCTAGAACAAATTAGGCGAAATAAGCGCTCGATGGAGCAGTTCTATGATGCCAAATATATTGATAGTAGAGACGGCTCAACTAAATCTGGTTCGGAATTATCCTCAGGTAGGAGAACTCGCAACAAACAAAAAAATGGTGAAAACTTGAGACTTTACCGGAAACACAAAGTATCAAAAGGGCAACGTCGAATTAAAAAATACCGTTACCGATACCAACCCAAGGATTTAGTTCAATTTGAAGGTCAGGTATACGAAGTTATTGGAATGCAAAACTTAGGTACTGGTGTGAAGTTGAAAAACTATCCTGGTGTCAAAAATAAGGTGGTTAACGTTAATAAAGTCAATCCTGTTAAAAGGAGATCTGGTTTATGTCAAATCGTGCCGTAA